Proteins encoded in a region of the Mycolicibacterium duvalii genome:
- a CDS encoding TetR/AcrR family transcriptional regulator encodes MQKNLAGDRERTAIIEAAYRCLAQPHDRPIRMSTILGRSGLSSRAFYRHFSSKDDLFLALLQQECDALTARLDRIVEDGVGSPADQLSSWIATMFDAVADPQRLMHFAVADSDEVRAAKGYREARERFHDERERSLAEILSRGRRDGTLPLADPGIDALAISALVSRVITGQKVEDRQAFAHARTRVTEFALRAVGALGAGR; translated from the coding sequence GTGCAAAAAAATCTCGCGGGGGATCGGGAGCGCACGGCCATCATCGAAGCCGCCTACCGCTGCCTGGCGCAGCCGCACGACCGGCCGATCCGGATGTCGACCATCCTGGGTCGTTCCGGACTGTCGAGCCGGGCTTTCTACCGGCACTTCTCGTCGAAGGACGACCTGTTCCTGGCGTTGCTGCAGCAGGAGTGCGACGCGCTGACCGCCCGGCTGGACCGGATCGTCGAGGACGGCGTCGGAAGTCCGGCCGACCAGCTGTCGTCCTGGATCGCGACGATGTTCGACGCCGTGGCCGACCCGCAACGGCTGATGCACTTCGCGGTGGCCGACTCCGACGAGGTGCGCGCCGCCAAGGGGTACCGCGAAGCGCGGGAGCGCTTCCACGACGAGCGGGAGCGGTCGCTGGCCGAGATCCTCTCCCGCGGGCGGCGAGACGGCACCCTGCCGCTCGCCGACCCCGGGATCGATGCGCTGGCCATCAGTGCGCTGGTCAGCCGTGTCATCACCGGGCAGAAGGTCGAGGACCGCCAGGCCTTCGCGCATGCCCGAACCCGGGTCACCGAGTTCGCGCTGCGCGCGGTGGGCGCGCTCGGCGCCGGCCGATGA
- a CDS encoding MCE family protein has protein sequence MDPNEEGLHPAWWTLILLFITVVAIWLTYSLFFGTFKSHETVTLASDRAGLVMDTNAKVKLRGVQVGRVADIQGGSQPVSLKLEIDSDKVKYIPANIEGRIRATTVFGAKFVDLVYPEDPQGQLQPGQVIISQNVTVEANTVFQNVVDIIDRIDVAKLNSTLSALADGVRGQGERIGQATTDANQVLLALNPRNETIGENWVALRDFNDTYSAAAQDILTALDALSTTSTTIAGRATQLDALLLATTGLSNSGISLLAPNQANLIRAINVLEPTTSLLYKYSPEYTCLLTGAKTLLDTGGYDAPGGNGRTLVLDVGLSLGDDPYRYPNHLPIIGAKGGPGGKPGCGSLPDVAKNWPVRNLVTNTGFGTGIDWRPNPGIGFPGWANYLPTTRAVPEPPSIRNLFGGPAIGPIPYPGAPAYGADLYAPDGTPLWPGLPPAPPPGAPRDPGPTPGSEPFIVANPAQMQPTPLPPVPLPREAAPSP, from the coding sequence ATGGACCCCAACGAAGAAGGCTTGCATCCCGCCTGGTGGACGCTGATCCTCCTGTTCATCACCGTCGTCGCCATCTGGCTGACGTATTCGCTGTTTTTCGGCACGTTCAAGTCGCACGAGACTGTGACGCTGGCCTCCGACCGCGCCGGCCTGGTGATGGACACCAACGCGAAGGTCAAGCTACGCGGCGTGCAGGTGGGGCGGGTCGCCGACATCCAGGGCGGCAGCCAACCGGTGTCGTTGAAGCTGGAGATCGACAGCGACAAGGTCAAGTACATTCCGGCCAACATCGAGGGGCGGATCCGGGCAACGACGGTGTTCGGTGCCAAGTTCGTCGACCTGGTCTATCCCGAAGATCCTCAGGGCCAGCTGCAGCCCGGCCAGGTGATCATCTCGCAGAACGTCACCGTCGAAGCCAACACCGTCTTCCAGAACGTCGTCGACATCATCGACCGGATCGACGTCGCCAAGCTCAACAGCACGTTGTCGGCGCTCGCCGACGGGGTTCGCGGTCAGGGTGAGCGCATCGGTCAGGCCACCACCGACGCCAATCAGGTGCTGCTCGCGCTGAACCCGCGCAACGAGACGATCGGCGAGAACTGGGTCGCACTGCGCGATTTCAACGACACCTACAGCGCTGCCGCGCAGGACATCCTGACCGCCCTCGACGCGCTCAGTACGACCAGCACGACGATCGCCGGGCGCGCCACCCAGTTGGATGCGTTGCTGCTGGCCACCACGGGGTTGTCCAACAGCGGCATCAGCCTGCTGGCGCCGAACCAGGCGAACCTCATCAGAGCCATCAATGTGCTGGAGCCGACGACGAGCCTGCTGTACAAGTACAGCCCGGAGTACACCTGCCTGCTGACGGGCGCGAAGACGCTGCTGGACACCGGCGGCTACGACGCACCCGGCGGCAACGGGCGAACCCTGGTGCTCGACGTCGGACTGTCCCTGGGCGACGACCCGTACCGTTACCCGAACCATCTGCCGATCATTGGCGCCAAGGGCGGTCCCGGCGGTAAGCCGGGGTGCGGTTCGCTGCCCGACGTGGCGAAGAACTGGCCGGTCCGAAACCTCGTCACCAACACCGGCTTCGGCACCGGCATCGACTGGCGGCCGAACCCGGGCATCGGCTTCCCGGGCTGGGCGAACTACCTGCCCACTACCCGCGCGGTGCCCGAGCCGCCGAGCATTCGCAACCTCTTCGGGGGACCCGCGATCGGCCCGATTCCCTACCCTGGCGCGCCCGCCTACGGTGCGGACCTGTACGCACCGGACGGCACGCCGCTGTGGCCGGGGCTGCCACCGGCACCCCCGCCGGGCGCGCCGCGCGACCCGGGGCCGACGCCGGGTTCCGAGCCGTTCATCGTCGCGAATCCCGCGCAGATGCAGCCGACGCCACTACCTCCGGTCCCGTTGCCGCGCGAGGCCGCCCCGTCCCCATGA
- a CDS encoding ABC transporter permease produces the protein MTVSKPHSQFPWLKGQFARVADPWNHIGTQTKFYGRTLRSVGYVFTHYGVELIRIIAQMGLGAGALIVIGGTVAVVGFLTVTTGALVAVQGYSDFSELGVEALTGFVSAYFNTRLIAPATTAIALSATIGAGATAQLGAMRINEEIDALEVMGIRSIAFLASSRVIAGFVVVIPLYCVGVLMAFWAARFGTTVIYGQSAGVYDHYFKTFLAPTDLMWSFGQSIALSVIIMLVHTYYGYTARGGPAGVGEAVGRAVRTSLIVSAFVLVMLSLAVYGQSGNFNLAG, from the coding sequence ATGACGGTCTCGAAGCCACATTCCCAGTTCCCCTGGCTCAAGGGGCAGTTCGCCCGTGTCGCAGACCCGTGGAACCACATCGGGACCCAGACGAAGTTCTACGGCCGCACCCTGCGCTCCGTCGGTTACGTCTTCACCCATTACGGCGTGGAGCTGATCCGGATCATCGCGCAGATGGGCCTCGGCGCGGGCGCGCTGATCGTCATCGGTGGCACGGTCGCGGTCGTCGGGTTCCTGACGGTCACCACCGGGGCGTTGGTGGCGGTCCAGGGTTACAGCGACTTCTCCGAACTCGGTGTAGAGGCGCTGACGGGCTTCGTTTCGGCGTATTTCAACACTCGGCTGATCGCCCCCGCGACCACCGCGATTGCCCTGTCGGCCACGATCGGCGCCGGCGCCACCGCCCAACTGGGCGCCATGCGGATCAACGAGGAGATCGACGCTCTCGAGGTCATGGGTATCCGCAGTATTGCGTTCCTCGCATCGAGCCGGGTGATCGCCGGCTTCGTCGTGGTGATCCCGCTGTACTGCGTCGGTGTGTTGATGGCGTTCTGGGCCGCACGGTTCGGAACCACTGTGATCTACGGTCAGTCGGCCGGCGTGTACGACCACTACTTCAAGACGTTCCTTGCCCCCACCGACCTGATGTGGTCGTTCGGGCAGTCCATCGCGCTGTCGGTGATCATCATGCTCGTGCACACCTACTACGGCTACACCGCGCGCGGCGGGCCCGCCGGCGTCGGGGAGGCCGTCGGACGGGCGGTGCGCACCTCCTTGATCGTCTCGGCGTTCGTTCTGGTCATGCTCTCTCTGGCCGTGTACGGCCAGTCCGGCAACTTCAACCTGGCAGGTTGA
- a CDS encoding alpha/beta fold hydrolase: MSSTRSEPTITTFRGADDLTLAADEWNNPAATPDFDATQPSVLMLHGGGQNRHSWKKTGQILAGRGLHVVALDSRGHGDSDRSPTAEYTVEALCADTLSVLDRIGRPTVLIGASMGGLTGILTARRAGPDRVCRLVLVDVVPRYEKEGSARIRDFMFSNIDGFETLEDAADAVAAYLPYRTKPRSPEGLKKNLRWRDGRWYWHWDPAFLTKPNEDPFVRVELLEQAAIELTIPILLIRGKLSDVVSEEAVTDFLAKVPSAEFAELSGAGHTAAGDDNDAFSDVVVDFVLRQ, translated from the coding sequence GTGAGTAGCACCCGCAGCGAGCCGACGATCACGACCTTCCGCGGCGCCGATGACTTGACGCTGGCCGCCGACGAATGGAACAACCCGGCGGCGACCCCCGACTTCGACGCGACGCAACCGTCGGTGTTGATGCTGCACGGCGGCGGCCAGAACCGGCACTCCTGGAAGAAGACCGGACAGATCCTGGCCGGCCGCGGACTGCACGTCGTCGCACTGGACAGCCGCGGGCACGGCGACAGCGACCGCTCCCCCACCGCCGAGTACACCGTGGAGGCGCTGTGCGCCGACACGCTGTCGGTGCTCGACCGGATCGGACGCCCGACGGTGCTGATCGGGGCGAGCATGGGCGGACTGACCGGCATCCTGACCGCCCGCAGGGCCGGCCCCGACCGGGTCTGCCGACTCGTGCTCGTCGACGTGGTACCGCGCTACGAGAAGGAGGGCAGCGCGCGCATCCGGGACTTCATGTTCAGCAACATCGACGGCTTCGAGACACTGGAGGACGCCGCCGACGCGGTCGCCGCCTATCTGCCCTACCGCACCAAGCCGCGAAGCCCCGAAGGGCTGAAGAAGAACCTGAGGTGGCGCGACGGCCGGTGGTACTGGCACTGGGACCCGGCGTTCCTGACCAAGCCGAACGAGGATCCGTTCGTCCGGGTGGAACTGCTCGAGCAGGCCGCCATCGAGCTGACCATCCCGATTCTGTTGATCCGCGGCAAGCTCTCCGACGTGGTCAGCGAAGAGGCCGTCACCGACTTCCTGGCCAAGGTGCCGTCGGCCGAGTTCGCCGAACTCTCGGGCGCAGGCCACACCGCCGCCGGTGACGACAACGACGCCTTCTCCGATGTCGTCGTCGATTTCGTGCTGCGGCAATGA
- a CDS encoding VOC family protein, with product MPAITPSLWFDDNLTDAIEFYTAVFPNSSVERVDRYTDAGPGVPGEVVSALFTLDGQRFIGINGGPVFAFTEAVSFTVDCADQAEVDYYWDRLVDGGQESQCGWLKDRFGLSWQIVPSRLTELTGDPDPARAAAATKAMLGMRKIVIAELEDAVAGL from the coding sequence ATGCCCGCCATCACGCCGTCCCTGTGGTTCGACGACAATCTGACCGACGCCATCGAGTTCTACACCGCCGTTTTTCCGAACTCATCGGTCGAACGCGTCGACCGCTACACCGATGCGGGGCCCGGCGTGCCCGGTGAGGTGGTCTCGGCACTGTTCACCCTCGACGGCCAGCGCTTCATCGGGATCAACGGCGGGCCGGTGTTCGCGTTCACCGAGGCGGTGTCGTTCACCGTGGACTGCGCCGACCAGGCCGAGGTCGACTACTACTGGGATCGGCTGGTCGACGGCGGTCAGGAGTCGCAGTGCGGCTGGCTCAAGGACCGCTTCGGCTTGAGCTGGCAGATCGTGCCGAGCCGCCTGACGGAACTGACCGGTGACCCCGACCCGGCCCGCGCCGCGGCTGCCACCAAGGCCATGCTCGGCATGCGCAAGATCGTCATCGCCGAACTCGAGGACGCGGTCGCCGGCCTCTGA
- a CDS encoding MlaE family ABC transporter permease, giving the protein MVASDVIAKPVRAFGGFYSMALDTFVAMFQPPFAWREFIAQAWFVARVSILPTLLLTIPYTVLLTFITTILLTEIGAADFSGTGASLGTVRQIGPIVTVLVVAGAGATAMCADLGARTIREELDALRVMGINPIQALVVPRVLAAMVVSLALSATVILVGLSGAYLFVVYIQNVSPGAFAAGLTLIIGATDVIIALIKAALFGLSAGLIACYKGISVRGGPAGVGNAVNETVVFTFMALFAINIVATAVAIKITL; this is encoded by the coding sequence ATGGTCGCTTCCGACGTGATCGCCAAACCTGTGCGTGCTTTCGGTGGTTTCTACTCGATGGCACTGGACACGTTCGTGGCGATGTTCCAGCCGCCGTTCGCGTGGCGCGAGTTCATCGCGCAGGCCTGGTTCGTCGCGCGGGTGTCGATTCTGCCGACGCTGCTGCTGACCATTCCCTACACCGTGCTGCTCACGTTCATCACGACGATTCTGCTGACCGAGATCGGCGCTGCCGACTTCTCGGGGACCGGTGCCTCGCTCGGCACGGTCCGCCAGATCGGACCCATCGTGACGGTGCTGGTGGTCGCCGGCGCTGGTGCGACGGCGATGTGTGCCGATTTGGGCGCCCGCACCATCCGCGAGGAACTCGACGCGCTGCGGGTGATGGGCATCAATCCCATTCAGGCGCTTGTGGTTCCCCGGGTGCTGGCCGCCATGGTGGTGTCATTGGCGCTCTCGGCGACGGTGATTCTCGTGGGTCTGTCGGGTGCGTACCTATTCGTGGTGTACATCCAGAACGTGTCGCCGGGCGCGTTCGCGGCAGGGCTGACGCTGATCATCGGCGCCACCGACGTGATCATCGCGCTGATAAAGGCGGCACTGTTCGGACTCTCGGCCGGTTTGATCGCCTGCTACAAGGGGATCTCCGTGCGCGGCGGCCCGGCCGGGGTCGGCAACGCGGTCAACGAGACCGTGGTGTTCACCTTCATGGCGTTGTTCGCGATCAACATAGTCGCCACCGCCGTAGCGATCAAGATCACGCTATGA